One window from the genome of Cottoperca gobio chromosome 15, fCotGob3.1, whole genome shotgun sequence encodes:
- the LOC115019958 gene encoding beta-2-syntrophin-like: MIPGFSWEANEERQQARPQLFPASDRVCGRSSCAEKDAEEIEQLEEDGAGQLPAESNDLPRRFRHQRSETPEGRKCQRHRALNAGSGLHGDPVPNMKISSITGKSPSVTEKTLPQESFAFQVPLRLQIKVSGQSGSLGISIAGGKGSMPYRDHDEGIFISRVNKGGASEKAGVHVGDRLLEVNGLNMQLVTHHGAVSALRNAGSCIKMKVLRERLLPREACDPGVPQDPWNVTGRQLCSQDGGCQRGKQPKMKSVEDCLSKKIEMVVCNGNSISDLDGELNRIFSEAEVQPHNYLLQWGRHTMTIPRIILTHPSTSDEDVELLTQIPNREPLHDSGIHDRRVGKHT, translated from the exons ATGATCCCAGGCTTCAGCTGGGAGGCAAACGAAGAGCGTCAGCAGGCGAGACCTCAACTGTTCCCAGCCAGCGACAGAGTGTGTGGTCGCTCCTCCTGCGCGGAGAAGGACGCAGAGGAAATTGAGCAGCTTGAGGAG GACGGTGCAGGCCAGCTGCCAGCAGAGAGCAATGACTTACCGCGACGGTTTCGCCATCAGAGAAGTGAAACCCCAGAGGGGAGGAAGTGTCAGCGTCACAGAGCTCTTAATGCGGGCTCCGGTCTCCATGGAGACCCCGTCCCCAACATGAAGATCTCCTCCATCACAGGGAAGTCTCCCTCGGTGACAGAGAAGACCCTTCCTCAGGAATCATTCGCCTTTCAAGTGCCATTAAGA TTACAGATCAAAGTGTCTGGCCAGAGTGGTAGTTTGGGAATCAGCATTGCTGGTGGGAAGGGCTCCATGCCTTACAGAGACCATGATGAG GGCATTTTTATTTCCAGAGTAAACAAAGGGGGGGCATCAGAAAAGGCAGGGGTCCATGTTGGAGATAGATTGCTGGAG GTCAATGGCCTCAATATGCAGTTGGTGACCCACCATGGGGCAGTCAGTGCTCTCAGGAATGCTGGGAGCTGCATCAAGATGAAAGTTCTCAGAGAGAGGCTGTTACCTCGAGAAGCGTGTGACCCGGGTGTGCCTCAGGATCCTTGGAACGTGACAGGACGACAGCTATGCAGCCAAGACGGCGGATGCCAGAGAGGCAAACAGCCAAAGATGAAGAGCGTGGAAGACTGTTTGTCCAAGAAGATTGAGATGGTTGTCTGCAACGGCAACAGCATT tctgATTTGGATGGCGAGCTGAACAGGATCTTTTCTGAAGCAGAGGTGCAGCCCCACAATTATTTACTTCAATGggggagacacacaatgaca ATCCCGCGGATTATCCTCACTCATCCCTCTACCTCAGATGAAGATGTCGAGCTCTTGACACAGATTCCCAACAGAGAGCCGTTACATGACTCTGGCATTCATGACAGACGCGTAGGGAAACACACATGA